The following proteins come from a genomic window of Diprion similis isolate iyDipSimi1 chromosome 8, iyDipSimi1.1, whole genome shotgun sequence:
- the LOC124408977 gene encoding ABC transporter G family member 20-like isoform X2 — translation MRLLQHTQRRATTQTQNSTHFATIALEDDDVTHRDIQREYLTEEDRRFYEMTAKEAIVIRNARKCYTKNVAVLDNLNMVVSRGCIYGLLGASGCGKSTLLSCVVGVRRLDSGDIWVLGGKPGSKGSGIPGPRVGYMPQEISLVNEFTTANAMYYFGRISGVEDDVIEERLAFLTKLLHLPPRNTQVKHMSGGQQRRVSFAAAMIHKPELLILDEPTVGLDPVLRADIWEHLITITKEEDTAVVITTHYIEEAKQADKVGMMRCGQLLTESTPGQIMSQFQCPTLEEAFLTLSQRQADNQERGITEVVSNEVTSHNPTEVNSSTVSLHNGHYSSTDNIISSEKQQIRDNEDMGKVVTAKWKKFKALLTKNALQLVKHPGGVTFAMIFPVLQTFLFFNAIGEDPKNLHMAVVNKEAGNCNYSNIWGEVNYYEDTEDCDFVDLSCRYLHGFDDSIIIKDYYPDQNSAYEAVRNGKAVGAMFFSSNFSEALRNRRDNARYLTDEELDDSAVQISLDMGNRQIGLNVQKRLFDRFFEIQDSIMQECHIDPRFGEMPLRFEEPLLGSVDQKYSNFMAPGFLLTVIFFLATSLTSAIIISDRVEGVWDRTLVAGVTVQQILAAHVTVQFALTCLQVTLVLCVALLGFSLPCRGPLLGVIVLVLMIGFCGMCYGFFISVMVSTHTVANYVSTGSFYPLILLSGCIWPMEGMPVFLQWISRILPTTLPSLSMRAMLEKGYSIDEFEVYIGFLIIAAWTVALMISCILALRSKTAG, via the exons AACGTGAATACTTGACCGAAGAAGATCGCAGATTTTACGAAATGACTGCCAAGGAGGCGATCGTCATTAGGAACGCACGGAAATGTTACACGAAAAATGTTGCAGTTTTGGATAACCTTAACATGGTCGTTTCGCGAGGCTGTAT CTACGGTCTCCTGGGTGCCAGTGGCTGCGGCAAATCAACCCTGCTCTCGTGCGTCGTTGGAGTGCGACGCCTCGACAGCGGTGACATTTGGGTCCTGGGCGGCAAACCGGGATCCAAGGGTTCCGGGATACCAGGACCCCGAGTTGGCTACATGCCGCAGGAAATATCCCTCGTCAATGAGTTCACAACGGCAAACGCGATGTACTATTTTGGCCGCATAAGCGGCGTCGAGGACGACGTGATCG AGGAGAGGCTCGCgtttttgacaaaattgtTACACCTCCCGCCGAGAAATACTCAAGTGAAACACATGAGCGGTGGACAACAGAGGAGGGTGTCATTCGCTGCCGCTATGATACACAAACCAGAATTACTCATTCTTGACGAACCAACGGTCGGATTGGATCCGGTATTGCGCGCGGA CATATGGGAGCACCTGATAACCATCACAAAGGAAGAAGACACGGCCGTTGTAATAACGACACATTATATCGAGGAAGCGAAACAGGCGGACAAG GTAGGGATGATGAGATGCGGACAATTACTAACGGAGTCAACGCCTGGACAGATTATGTCACAATTTCAATGCCCGACATTGGAAGAAGCGTTTTTGACGTTGAGTCAGAGGCAGGCCGACAATCAAGAGAGAGGAATAACCGAAGTTGTTAGCAACGAGGTGACGTCTCACAATCCTACGGAGGTCAACTCGTCGACGGTTTCACTTCACAACGGACATTACAGCAGCACCGAT AATATAATCAGCTCCGAGAAACAACAGATAAGGGACAACGAGGACATGGGAAAAGTCGTGACagcgaaatggaaaaaattcaaggctttGCTCACCAAGAATGCTTTGCAACTGGTCAAACACCCGGG AGGTGTCACTTTTGCAATGATATTTCCCGTTCTTCAAACGTTCTTATTCTTTAACGCGATCGGAGAAGATCCGAAGAATTTGCACATGGCCGTGGTGAACAAGGAAGCCGGAAATTGTAACTACAGCAATATTTGGGGCGAAGTTAATTACTACGAGGATACCGAGGATTGCGATTTCGTCGATTTGAGCTGCAGGTATTTGCACGGCTTCGACGACTCCATCATCATAAAG GATTATTACCCCGACCAAAATAGCGCCTACGAAGCTGTTAGAAATGGAAAAGCTGTGGGCGCGATGTTCTTCAGTAGCAATTTTTCCGAAGCTCTTCGGAACCGAAGGGACAACGCTAGATATTTAACCGACGAGGAACTCGACGACAGTGCAGTGCAAATATCGCTCGACATGGGAA ATCGACAGATCGGTTTGAACGTGCAGAAACGATTGTTCGATcggtttttcgaaattcaggaCAGCATAATGCAGGAATGTCACATCGATCCGAGATTCGGTGAAATGCCGTTAAGG TTCGAGGAGCCGTTGCTTGGAAGTGTTGAtcagaaatattcaaatttcatggcACCTGGATTTTTACTCAC GGTAATATTCTTCTTGGCAACCTCGCTGACGTCCGCAATCATCATTTCGGATCGTGTTGAAGGCGTGTGGGACAGAACATTAGTAGCag GCGTTACCGTACAGCAAATTCTCGCAGCTCACGTCACGGTGCAATTCGCTTTGACCTGCCTCCAGGTAACGTTGGTTCTATGTGTTGCACTTCTGGGATTCAGTTTACCATGTCGAGGACCTTTACTGGGTGTAATTGTATTGGTCCTGATGATAGGATTCTGCGGCATGTGTTACG GTTTCTTCATCTCAGTAATGGTATCGACTCATACGGTAGCCAATTACGTATCAACGGGTAGTTTTTACCCCCTAATTTTACTGTCTG GATGTATCTGGCCGATGGAGGGGATGCCGGTATTTTTGCAATGGATAAGCCGCATCTTGCCAACAACGTTACCTTCGCTCTCGATGCGAGCAATGCTCGAGAAGGGTTACTCGATAGACGAGTTCGAGGTGTATATAGGATTTTTGATAATAGCCGCATGGACCGTGGCTCTGATGATCAGCTGCATACTTGCCCTGAGATCAAAGACAGCGGGATAA
- the LOC124408977 gene encoding ABC transporter G family member 20-like isoform X1, whose amino-acid sequence MGKGFRISLTRSNSMERLLPANSSKLSNAANKNGKYCHKKREYLTEEDRRFYEMTAKEAIVIRNARKCYTKNVAVLDNLNMVVSRGCIYGLLGASGCGKSTLLSCVVGVRRLDSGDIWVLGGKPGSKGSGIPGPRVGYMPQEISLVNEFTTANAMYYFGRISGVEDDVIEERLAFLTKLLHLPPRNTQVKHMSGGQQRRVSFAAAMIHKPELLILDEPTVGLDPVLRADIWEHLITITKEEDTAVVITTHYIEEAKQADKVGMMRCGQLLTESTPGQIMSQFQCPTLEEAFLTLSQRQADNQERGITEVVSNEVTSHNPTEVNSSTVSLHNGHYSSTDNIISSEKQQIRDNEDMGKVVTAKWKKFKALLTKNALQLVKHPGGVTFAMIFPVLQTFLFFNAIGEDPKNLHMAVVNKEAGNCNYSNIWGEVNYYEDTEDCDFVDLSCRYLHGFDDSIIIKDYYPDQNSAYEAVRNGKAVGAMFFSSNFSEALRNRRDNARYLTDEELDDSAVQISLDMGNRQIGLNVQKRLFDRFFEIQDSIMQECHIDPRFGEMPLRFEEPLLGSVDQKYSNFMAPGFLLTVIFFLATSLTSAIIISDRVEGVWDRTLVAGVTVQQILAAHVTVQFALTCLQVTLVLCVALLGFSLPCRGPLLGVIVLVLMIGFCGMCYGFFISVMVSTHTVANYVSTGSFYPLILLSGCIWPMEGMPVFLQWISRILPTTLPSLSMRAMLEKGYSIDEFEVYIGFLIIAAWTVALMISCILALRSKTAG is encoded by the exons AACGTGAATACTTGACCGAAGAAGATCGCAGATTTTACGAAATGACTGCCAAGGAGGCGATCGTCATTAGGAACGCACGGAAATGTTACACGAAAAATGTTGCAGTTTTGGATAACCTTAACATGGTCGTTTCGCGAGGCTGTAT CTACGGTCTCCTGGGTGCCAGTGGCTGCGGCAAATCAACCCTGCTCTCGTGCGTCGTTGGAGTGCGACGCCTCGACAGCGGTGACATTTGGGTCCTGGGCGGCAAACCGGGATCCAAGGGTTCCGGGATACCAGGACCCCGAGTTGGCTACATGCCGCAGGAAATATCCCTCGTCAATGAGTTCACAACGGCAAACGCGATGTACTATTTTGGCCGCATAAGCGGCGTCGAGGACGACGTGATCG AGGAGAGGCTCGCgtttttgacaaaattgtTACACCTCCCGCCGAGAAATACTCAAGTGAAACACATGAGCGGTGGACAACAGAGGAGGGTGTCATTCGCTGCCGCTATGATACACAAACCAGAATTACTCATTCTTGACGAACCAACGGTCGGATTGGATCCGGTATTGCGCGCGGA CATATGGGAGCACCTGATAACCATCACAAAGGAAGAAGACACGGCCGTTGTAATAACGACACATTATATCGAGGAAGCGAAACAGGCGGACAAG GTAGGGATGATGAGATGCGGACAATTACTAACGGAGTCAACGCCTGGACAGATTATGTCACAATTTCAATGCCCGACATTGGAAGAAGCGTTTTTGACGTTGAGTCAGAGGCAGGCCGACAATCAAGAGAGAGGAATAACCGAAGTTGTTAGCAACGAGGTGACGTCTCACAATCCTACGGAGGTCAACTCGTCGACGGTTTCACTTCACAACGGACATTACAGCAGCACCGAT AATATAATCAGCTCCGAGAAACAACAGATAAGGGACAACGAGGACATGGGAAAAGTCGTGACagcgaaatggaaaaaattcaaggctttGCTCACCAAGAATGCTTTGCAACTGGTCAAACACCCGGG AGGTGTCACTTTTGCAATGATATTTCCCGTTCTTCAAACGTTCTTATTCTTTAACGCGATCGGAGAAGATCCGAAGAATTTGCACATGGCCGTGGTGAACAAGGAAGCCGGAAATTGTAACTACAGCAATATTTGGGGCGAAGTTAATTACTACGAGGATACCGAGGATTGCGATTTCGTCGATTTGAGCTGCAGGTATTTGCACGGCTTCGACGACTCCATCATCATAAAG GATTATTACCCCGACCAAAATAGCGCCTACGAAGCTGTTAGAAATGGAAAAGCTGTGGGCGCGATGTTCTTCAGTAGCAATTTTTCCGAAGCTCTTCGGAACCGAAGGGACAACGCTAGATATTTAACCGACGAGGAACTCGACGACAGTGCAGTGCAAATATCGCTCGACATGGGAA ATCGACAGATCGGTTTGAACGTGCAGAAACGATTGTTCGATcggtttttcgaaattcaggaCAGCATAATGCAGGAATGTCACATCGATCCGAGATTCGGTGAAATGCCGTTAAGG TTCGAGGAGCCGTTGCTTGGAAGTGTTGAtcagaaatattcaaatttcatggcACCTGGATTTTTACTCAC GGTAATATTCTTCTTGGCAACCTCGCTGACGTCCGCAATCATCATTTCGGATCGTGTTGAAGGCGTGTGGGACAGAACATTAGTAGCag GCGTTACCGTACAGCAAATTCTCGCAGCTCACGTCACGGTGCAATTCGCTTTGACCTGCCTCCAGGTAACGTTGGTTCTATGTGTTGCACTTCTGGGATTCAGTTTACCATGTCGAGGACCTTTACTGGGTGTAATTGTATTGGTCCTGATGATAGGATTCTGCGGCATGTGTTACG GTTTCTTCATCTCAGTAATGGTATCGACTCATACGGTAGCCAATTACGTATCAACGGGTAGTTTTTACCCCCTAATTTTACTGTCTG GATGTATCTGGCCGATGGAGGGGATGCCGGTATTTTTGCAATGGATAAGCCGCATCTTGCCAACAACGTTACCTTCGCTCTCGATGCGAGCAATGCTCGAGAAGGGTTACTCGATAGACGAGTTCGAGGTGTATATAGGATTTTTGATAATAGCCGCATGGACCGTGGCTCTGATGATCAGCTGCATACTTGCCCTGAGATCAAAGACAGCGGGATAA
- the LOC124408977 gene encoding ABC transporter G family member 20-like isoform X3 yields MASRQREYLTEEDRRFYEMTAKEAIVIRNARKCYTKNVAVLDNLNMVVSRGCIYGLLGASGCGKSTLLSCVVGVRRLDSGDIWVLGGKPGSKGSGIPGPRVGYMPQEISLVNEFTTANAMYYFGRISGVEDDVIEERLAFLTKLLHLPPRNTQVKHMSGGQQRRVSFAAAMIHKPELLILDEPTVGLDPVLRADIWEHLITITKEEDTAVVITTHYIEEAKQADKVGMMRCGQLLTESTPGQIMSQFQCPTLEEAFLTLSQRQADNQERGITEVVSNEVTSHNPTEVNSSTVSLHNGHYSSTDNIISSEKQQIRDNEDMGKVVTAKWKKFKALLTKNALQLVKHPGGVTFAMIFPVLQTFLFFNAIGEDPKNLHMAVVNKEAGNCNYSNIWGEVNYYEDTEDCDFVDLSCRYLHGFDDSIIIKDYYPDQNSAYEAVRNGKAVGAMFFSSNFSEALRNRRDNARYLTDEELDDSAVQISLDMGNRQIGLNVQKRLFDRFFEIQDSIMQECHIDPRFGEMPLRFEEPLLGSVDQKYSNFMAPGFLLTVIFFLATSLTSAIIISDRVEGVWDRTLVAGVTVQQILAAHVTVQFALTCLQVTLVLCVALLGFSLPCRGPLLGVIVLVLMIGFCGMCYGFFISVMVSTHTVANYVSTGSFYPLILLSGCIWPMEGMPVFLQWISRILPTTLPSLSMRAMLEKGYSIDEFEVYIGFLIIAAWTVALMISCILALRSKTAG; encoded by the exons AACGTGAATACTTGACCGAAGAAGATCGCAGATTTTACGAAATGACTGCCAAGGAGGCGATCGTCATTAGGAACGCACGGAAATGTTACACGAAAAATGTTGCAGTTTTGGATAACCTTAACATGGTCGTTTCGCGAGGCTGTAT CTACGGTCTCCTGGGTGCCAGTGGCTGCGGCAAATCAACCCTGCTCTCGTGCGTCGTTGGAGTGCGACGCCTCGACAGCGGTGACATTTGGGTCCTGGGCGGCAAACCGGGATCCAAGGGTTCCGGGATACCAGGACCCCGAGTTGGCTACATGCCGCAGGAAATATCCCTCGTCAATGAGTTCACAACGGCAAACGCGATGTACTATTTTGGCCGCATAAGCGGCGTCGAGGACGACGTGATCG AGGAGAGGCTCGCgtttttgacaaaattgtTACACCTCCCGCCGAGAAATACTCAAGTGAAACACATGAGCGGTGGACAACAGAGGAGGGTGTCATTCGCTGCCGCTATGATACACAAACCAGAATTACTCATTCTTGACGAACCAACGGTCGGATTGGATCCGGTATTGCGCGCGGA CATATGGGAGCACCTGATAACCATCACAAAGGAAGAAGACACGGCCGTTGTAATAACGACACATTATATCGAGGAAGCGAAACAGGCGGACAAG GTAGGGATGATGAGATGCGGACAATTACTAACGGAGTCAACGCCTGGACAGATTATGTCACAATTTCAATGCCCGACATTGGAAGAAGCGTTTTTGACGTTGAGTCAGAGGCAGGCCGACAATCAAGAGAGAGGAATAACCGAAGTTGTTAGCAACGAGGTGACGTCTCACAATCCTACGGAGGTCAACTCGTCGACGGTTTCACTTCACAACGGACATTACAGCAGCACCGAT AATATAATCAGCTCCGAGAAACAACAGATAAGGGACAACGAGGACATGGGAAAAGTCGTGACagcgaaatggaaaaaattcaaggctttGCTCACCAAGAATGCTTTGCAACTGGTCAAACACCCGGG AGGTGTCACTTTTGCAATGATATTTCCCGTTCTTCAAACGTTCTTATTCTTTAACGCGATCGGAGAAGATCCGAAGAATTTGCACATGGCCGTGGTGAACAAGGAAGCCGGAAATTGTAACTACAGCAATATTTGGGGCGAAGTTAATTACTACGAGGATACCGAGGATTGCGATTTCGTCGATTTGAGCTGCAGGTATTTGCACGGCTTCGACGACTCCATCATCATAAAG GATTATTACCCCGACCAAAATAGCGCCTACGAAGCTGTTAGAAATGGAAAAGCTGTGGGCGCGATGTTCTTCAGTAGCAATTTTTCCGAAGCTCTTCGGAACCGAAGGGACAACGCTAGATATTTAACCGACGAGGAACTCGACGACAGTGCAGTGCAAATATCGCTCGACATGGGAA ATCGACAGATCGGTTTGAACGTGCAGAAACGATTGTTCGATcggtttttcgaaattcaggaCAGCATAATGCAGGAATGTCACATCGATCCGAGATTCGGTGAAATGCCGTTAAGG TTCGAGGAGCCGTTGCTTGGAAGTGTTGAtcagaaatattcaaatttcatggcACCTGGATTTTTACTCAC GGTAATATTCTTCTTGGCAACCTCGCTGACGTCCGCAATCATCATTTCGGATCGTGTTGAAGGCGTGTGGGACAGAACATTAGTAGCag GCGTTACCGTACAGCAAATTCTCGCAGCTCACGTCACGGTGCAATTCGCTTTGACCTGCCTCCAGGTAACGTTGGTTCTATGTGTTGCACTTCTGGGATTCAGTTTACCATGTCGAGGACCTTTACTGGGTGTAATTGTATTGGTCCTGATGATAGGATTCTGCGGCATGTGTTACG GTTTCTTCATCTCAGTAATGGTATCGACTCATACGGTAGCCAATTACGTATCAACGGGTAGTTTTTACCCCCTAATTTTACTGTCTG GATGTATCTGGCCGATGGAGGGGATGCCGGTATTTTTGCAATGGATAAGCCGCATCTTGCCAACAACGTTACCTTCGCTCTCGATGCGAGCAATGCTCGAGAAGGGTTACTCGATAGACGAGTTCGAGGTGTATATAGGATTTTTGATAATAGCCGCATGGACCGTGGCTCTGATGATCAGCTGCATACTTGCCCTGAGATCAAAGACAGCGGGATAA
- the LOC124408977 gene encoding ABC transporter G family member 20-like isoform X4 produces the protein MTAKEAIVIRNARKCYTKNVAVLDNLNMVVSRGCIYGLLGASGCGKSTLLSCVVGVRRLDSGDIWVLGGKPGSKGSGIPGPRVGYMPQEISLVNEFTTANAMYYFGRISGVEDDVIEERLAFLTKLLHLPPRNTQVKHMSGGQQRRVSFAAAMIHKPELLILDEPTVGLDPVLRADIWEHLITITKEEDTAVVITTHYIEEAKQADKVGMMRCGQLLTESTPGQIMSQFQCPTLEEAFLTLSQRQADNQERGITEVVSNEVTSHNPTEVNSSTVSLHNGHYSSTDNIISSEKQQIRDNEDMGKVVTAKWKKFKALLTKNALQLVKHPGGVTFAMIFPVLQTFLFFNAIGEDPKNLHMAVVNKEAGNCNYSNIWGEVNYYEDTEDCDFVDLSCRYLHGFDDSIIIKDYYPDQNSAYEAVRNGKAVGAMFFSSNFSEALRNRRDNARYLTDEELDDSAVQISLDMGNRQIGLNVQKRLFDRFFEIQDSIMQECHIDPRFGEMPLRFEEPLLGSVDQKYSNFMAPGFLLTVIFFLATSLTSAIIISDRVEGVWDRTLVAGVTVQQILAAHVTVQFALTCLQVTLVLCVALLGFSLPCRGPLLGVIVLVLMIGFCGMCYGFFISVMVSTHTVANYVSTGSFYPLILLSGCIWPMEGMPVFLQWISRILPTTLPSLSMRAMLEKGYSIDEFEVYIGFLIIAAWTVALMISCILALRSKTAG, from the exons ATGACTGCCAAGGAGGCGATCGTCATTAGGAACGCACGGAAATGTTACACGAAAAATGTTGCAGTTTTGGATAACCTTAACATGGTCGTTTCGCGAGGCTGTAT CTACGGTCTCCTGGGTGCCAGTGGCTGCGGCAAATCAACCCTGCTCTCGTGCGTCGTTGGAGTGCGACGCCTCGACAGCGGTGACATTTGGGTCCTGGGCGGCAAACCGGGATCCAAGGGTTCCGGGATACCAGGACCCCGAGTTGGCTACATGCCGCAGGAAATATCCCTCGTCAATGAGTTCACAACGGCAAACGCGATGTACTATTTTGGCCGCATAAGCGGCGTCGAGGACGACGTGATCG AGGAGAGGCTCGCgtttttgacaaaattgtTACACCTCCCGCCGAGAAATACTCAAGTGAAACACATGAGCGGTGGACAACAGAGGAGGGTGTCATTCGCTGCCGCTATGATACACAAACCAGAATTACTCATTCTTGACGAACCAACGGTCGGATTGGATCCGGTATTGCGCGCGGA CATATGGGAGCACCTGATAACCATCACAAAGGAAGAAGACACGGCCGTTGTAATAACGACACATTATATCGAGGAAGCGAAACAGGCGGACAAG GTAGGGATGATGAGATGCGGACAATTACTAACGGAGTCAACGCCTGGACAGATTATGTCACAATTTCAATGCCCGACATTGGAAGAAGCGTTTTTGACGTTGAGTCAGAGGCAGGCCGACAATCAAGAGAGAGGAATAACCGAAGTTGTTAGCAACGAGGTGACGTCTCACAATCCTACGGAGGTCAACTCGTCGACGGTTTCACTTCACAACGGACATTACAGCAGCACCGAT AATATAATCAGCTCCGAGAAACAACAGATAAGGGACAACGAGGACATGGGAAAAGTCGTGACagcgaaatggaaaaaattcaaggctttGCTCACCAAGAATGCTTTGCAACTGGTCAAACACCCGGG AGGTGTCACTTTTGCAATGATATTTCCCGTTCTTCAAACGTTCTTATTCTTTAACGCGATCGGAGAAGATCCGAAGAATTTGCACATGGCCGTGGTGAACAAGGAAGCCGGAAATTGTAACTACAGCAATATTTGGGGCGAAGTTAATTACTACGAGGATACCGAGGATTGCGATTTCGTCGATTTGAGCTGCAGGTATTTGCACGGCTTCGACGACTCCATCATCATAAAG GATTATTACCCCGACCAAAATAGCGCCTACGAAGCTGTTAGAAATGGAAAAGCTGTGGGCGCGATGTTCTTCAGTAGCAATTTTTCCGAAGCTCTTCGGAACCGAAGGGACAACGCTAGATATTTAACCGACGAGGAACTCGACGACAGTGCAGTGCAAATATCGCTCGACATGGGAA ATCGACAGATCGGTTTGAACGTGCAGAAACGATTGTTCGATcggtttttcgaaattcaggaCAGCATAATGCAGGAATGTCACATCGATCCGAGATTCGGTGAAATGCCGTTAAGG TTCGAGGAGCCGTTGCTTGGAAGTGTTGAtcagaaatattcaaatttcatggcACCTGGATTTTTACTCAC GGTAATATTCTTCTTGGCAACCTCGCTGACGTCCGCAATCATCATTTCGGATCGTGTTGAAGGCGTGTGGGACAGAACATTAGTAGCag GCGTTACCGTACAGCAAATTCTCGCAGCTCACGTCACGGTGCAATTCGCTTTGACCTGCCTCCAGGTAACGTTGGTTCTATGTGTTGCACTTCTGGGATTCAGTTTACCATGTCGAGGACCTTTACTGGGTGTAATTGTATTGGTCCTGATGATAGGATTCTGCGGCATGTGTTACG GTTTCTTCATCTCAGTAATGGTATCGACTCATACGGTAGCCAATTACGTATCAACGGGTAGTTTTTACCCCCTAATTTTACTGTCTG GATGTATCTGGCCGATGGAGGGGATGCCGGTATTTTTGCAATGGATAAGCCGCATCTTGCCAACAACGTTACCTTCGCTCTCGATGCGAGCAATGCTCGAGAAGGGTTACTCGATAGACGAGTTCGAGGTGTATATAGGATTTTTGATAATAGCCGCATGGACCGTGGCTCTGATGATCAGCTGCATACTTGCCCTGAGATCAAAGACAGCGGGATAA
- the LOC124408595 gene encoding nicotinamide/nicotinic acid mononucleotide adenylyltransferase 3 isoform X2, with protein sequence MAPTKVILLSCGSYNPPTNMHLRMFEIARDHLHKMGSHVVIGGVISPVHDGYGKKELTSATHRCAMLRLALQNNDWIRLSDWETKREGWTKTRVTIQHHQNLLNSWLFDTYDIKHHSEIEDMDWIPDNVRKDANAEQNPIQVKLLCGADLLESFGTPGLWAEEDLDAIVGQHGLVVVTREGSNPNKFIYDSDLLTKYMHNIIIVTEWITNEISSTKIRRALRRGESAKYLLQDSVLDYIYKHGIYDARHSSAMERQNLHAFCKTTS encoded by the exons ATGGCGCCGACCAAGGTGATACTTCTTTCCTGCGGAAGTTATAATCCTCCGACGAATATGCATCTAAGAATGTTCG AAATTGCCCGCGATCATCTCCACAAAATGGGATCACACGTCGTAATAGGCGGCGTGATATCGCCAGTGCACGACGGCTATGGTAAGAAAGAATTGACGAGTGCAACTCACAGATGCGCAATGCTCAGGTTGGCACTGCAAAATAATGATTGGATTAGACTGAGCGATTGGGAGACGAAGCGGGAAGGATGGACAAAAACACGAGTCACCATACAACACCATCAAAACCTCTTAAATTCTTGGCTATTTGATACATACGATATTAAGCATCACTCAGAGATCGAGGACATGGACTGGATACCAGACAATGTAAGAAAAGATGCAAATGCAGAGCAGAATCCCATCCAAGTGAAATTGTTATGCGGTGCCGACCTCCTCGAGAGCTTTGGTACTCCCGGTCTGTGGGCAGAAGAAGAT CTCGACGCCATAGTTGGACAGCATGGTCTAGTCGTTGTGACCAGGGAAGGTTCGAACCCAAATAAATTCATATATGATTCGGATCTCCTTACCAAATACATG cacAACATCATTATTGTCACCGAATGGATAACGAACGAAATTAGTTCCACTAAAATTCGGAGGGCTTTAAGACGCGGAGAAAGCGCCAAGTACCTTCTTCAAGATTCGGTTCTTGACTACATATACAAACATGGAATATACGATGCTAGACATTCCTCAGCAAT GGAACGGCAAAACCTGCATGCCTTCTGTAAGACAACTAGTTGA
- the LOC124408595 gene encoding nicotinamide/nicotinic acid mononucleotide adenylyltransferase 3 isoform X1, producing the protein MAPTKVILLSCGSYNPPTNMHLRMFEIARDHLHKMGSHVVIGGVISPVHDGYGKKELTSATHRCAMLRLALQNNDWIRLSDWETKREGWTKTRVTIQHHQNLLNSWLFDTYDIKHHSEIEDMDWIPDNVRKDANAEQNPIQVKLLCGADLLESFGTPGLWAEEDLDAIVGQHGLVVVTREGSNPNKFIYDSDLLTKYMHNIIIVTEWITNEISSTKIRRALRRGESAKYLLQDSVLDYIYKHGIYDARHSSAIKLEQSPNNIESNYLHIDKKYENTFLTPSPSDITMETPSPVEIISIDIPDSIMKKNFLNNSNFANNTNCKLPIGKTEDDNDSVRDKFISVMSENGNNKLLNSMKSAYPGQAKQIIATETGESHILDEGTAKPACLL; encoded by the exons ATGGCGCCGACCAAGGTGATACTTCTTTCCTGCGGAAGTTATAATCCTCCGACGAATATGCATCTAAGAATGTTCG AAATTGCCCGCGATCATCTCCACAAAATGGGATCACACGTCGTAATAGGCGGCGTGATATCGCCAGTGCACGACGGCTATGGTAAGAAAGAATTGACGAGTGCAACTCACAGATGCGCAATGCTCAGGTTGGCACTGCAAAATAATGATTGGATTAGACTGAGCGATTGGGAGACGAAGCGGGAAGGATGGACAAAAACACGAGTCACCATACAACACCATCAAAACCTCTTAAATTCTTGGCTATTTGATACATACGATATTAAGCATCACTCAGAGATCGAGGACATGGACTGGATACCAGACAATGTAAGAAAAGATGCAAATGCAGAGCAGAATCCCATCCAAGTGAAATTGTTATGCGGTGCCGACCTCCTCGAGAGCTTTGGTACTCCCGGTCTGTGGGCAGAAGAAGAT CTCGACGCCATAGTTGGACAGCATGGTCTAGTCGTTGTGACCAGGGAAGGTTCGAACCCAAATAAATTCATATATGATTCGGATCTCCTTACCAAATACATG cacAACATCATTATTGTCACCGAATGGATAACGAACGAAATTAGTTCCACTAAAATTCGGAGGGCTTTAAGACGCGGAGAAAGCGCCAAGTACCTTCTTCAAGATTCGGTTCTTGACTACATATACAAACATGGAATATACGATGCTAGACATTCCTCAGCAAT TAAGTTGGAACAATCTCCAAATAATATCGAAAGTAATTATTTGCACATAGATAAAAAGTATGAGAATACATTTTTAACACCGTCGCCGAGTGATATTACAATGGAAACACCGAGTCCCGTGGAAATCATATCGATCGATATCCCCGATTCTATaatgaagaagaattttttgaacaattcAAACTTTGCAAATAATACCAACTGCAAGTTACCAATCGGTAAGACAGAAGATGATAACGATTCGGTACGCGATAAGTTCATCAGCGTTATGTCAGAGAACGGTAATAACAAGCTTCTGAACAGTATGAAAAGCGCTTACCCTGGACAGGCGAAGCAGATCATTGCGACAGAGACCGGAGAATCTCATATTCTCGACGAG GGAACGGCAAAACCTGCATGCCTTCTGTAA